The following are from one region of the Salvia hispanica cultivar TCC Black 2014 chromosome 1, UniMelb_Shisp_WGS_1.0, whole genome shotgun sequence genome:
- the LOC125201174 gene encoding NEDD8-conjugating enzyme Ubc12-like, which produces MIRLFKVKEKQRELAESANGKPPVKKQSAGELRLQKDISELNLPKTCTISFPNGKDELMTFEVTIRPDEGYYLSGTFVFSFQISPIYPHEAPKVKCKTKVYHPNIDLDGNVCLNILREDWKPVLNINTIIYGLYHLFTEPNHEDPLNHDAAAVLRDNPKMFESNARRAMAGGYVGQTFFPRCI; this is translated from the exons ATGATTAGGTTGTTCAAAGTAAAGGAAAAACAGAGAGAACTTGCAGAAAGTGCTAATGGGAAGCCTCCAGTGAAGAAACAAAGTGCTGGAGAACTACGTCTTCAAAAAG ACATCAGTGAACTGAACCTGCCAAAAACCTGCACCATTTCATTCCCTAATGGCAAGGACGAGCTAATGACTTTTGAAGTTACCATTCGTCCTGATGAAGGATATTATCT GAGTGGAACTTTTGTTTtctcatttcaaatttcaccCATCTATCCACATGAGGCACCAAAGGTGAAATGCAAGACAAAG GTATACCATCCCAATATTGACTTAGATGGAAACGTCTGTCTAAACATTCTTCGAGAAGACTGGAAACCTGTCCTGAACATAAACACCATCATTTATGGGTTGTATCACCTTTTCACG GAACCCAATCACGAGGATCCACTCAATCATGATGCTGCTGCTGTGTTGAGAGACAACCCGAAAATGTTTGAATCTAATGCTAGGAGAGCAATGGCTGGTGGCTATGTTGGACAAACTTTCTTCCCTCGCTGCATATAG